The genomic DNA GAACAGCAAGACAGATTGCGTGAAAAAATAGTTATAGACAGAATAAAAAGAAGATTAAAGAAATTAGCCGTTTTAAACAGAATTTTTTTTGTTGATAAATTAAGCGGTTTAATTAAGAAAAAATTTAAAACGCTTTATGACAAACTTTTAGATTTGGAAAAAATATACAAATTTAAGCCAAAGATGGAACATTTTAAAATAAAGCATAAAAACAATTCTGAAGATATTTTAGAAGAAGCAAAGTTATTATTAGCAGATAATAATTTAGAGGAGGCGGAAAAGAAATTTGTTGAAGCCATTGGTTTAAATCCGCAAAATATTAAGGCGTATAAAGGATTAGGAAAAATTTACTTAGAGTTAAAACAATATGAGCAAGCAAAAGAAGTTTTTGAGCATATAATCAAATTAGATGATAAAGACAGTTACGCGTATTTTGCTTTAGGCGAAATTAATTCAAATAAAGGAGATATAATTTGCGCGAGAGAAAATTTTTTAAAAGCTGTTGAACTTAAAAAACACGATGCTCCCATGTTGATAGAATTGGCAAAAGTTTGCCAAATTTTGGGATATAATGAGGAGGCGCAGTCGCATTTAAAAGAAGCTGTGAATGTAGATCCGAATAATCCAAAATATCTTGATTATTTGATTAAAGCAAGTATAGATCTAAAAGATAAAAATTTAGCTGAAAATATATTATATAAATTAGAAAAAATAAATCCTGAAAACAACAAAATAGAAGAATATAAAAAAGATATTAAAGAATTAAATTAATAAATTTCTTTGCATTGCAAAATTTGATTTAGATTTTGCGGTTAAAATAAATTTAGTAAAAGAGTATGGAAAAGAATTTATCAAAATTAGAAAAAATTTTGGAAGTAAAATTTAATAACGAAGATTTATTAAGGCAGGCGTTTGTCCATAGGTCTTATTTGAATGAGCATCCTAATTTTAGATTAGGTCAAAATGAAAGGCTGGAATTTTTAGGCGACGCGGTTTTAGAGCTTGCGATAACTGATTATTTATTTAAAAAATATCCCAACGAAGATGAGGGCAAGCTTACTAATTTAAGGGCAAGCA from Patescibacteria group bacterium includes the following:
- a CDS encoding tetratricopeptide repeat protein is translated as MYNIIPFSVIIVSFAIILFIIIRKFPTISSIDIESLPKEQQDRLREKIVIDRIKRRLKKLAVLNRIFFVDKLSGLIKKKFKTLYDKLLDLEKIYKFKPKMEHFKIKHKNNSEDILEEAKLLLADNNLEEAEKKFVEAIGLNPQNIKAYKGLGKIYLELKQYEQAKEVFEHIIKLDDKDSYAYFALGEINSNKGDIICARENFLKAVELKKHDAPMLIELAKVCQILGYNEEAQSHLKEAVNVDPNNPKYLDYLIKASIDLKDKNLAENILYKLEKINPENNKIEEYKKDIKELN